The window CAAAGCGCCGTTTTTCGCGCCGCCGGAAATTCACCCGGTGATGGAGCGGGCCACCGCGGAACTGATCGCATCGGGGCAGGCGGAGCGCGCGCTGCGCGCGGGCGACCAGGCGCCGGTCTTCACGCTCAACGATCCGAACGGCACGCCGGTTTCGTCGGAAGCGCTGCTCGCCAAAGGGCCGCTCGTGATCAGCTTCTACCGCGGCGTTTGGTGCCCGTATTGCAACCTGGAACTGCAGGCGCTGCAGGAGGCGCTGCCGTCGTTCGAGGCACTCGGCGCGAGCCTCGTCGCGATCTCGCCGCAGAACGCGGTGAACAGCCGCAAGTCGGTGCGCACGAACCAACTGGGCTTTCCGATCCTGAGCGATACGCACAACGATGTCGCCGCCGCGTTCGGCCTGCGCTTCGCGCTGCCCGACTATCTGGTCGAGCTCTACAAGCAATTGAAGAACGATCTTCCGGCGTTCAACGGCGACCCGAACTGGACACTGCCGATGCCGGCGCGCTACGTGATCGGCCAGGACGGTACGATTCTGTATTCGGAAGTGAACCCCGACTACACGCATCGGCCGGAACCGGCGGACATGCTGCCGGCACTGCGCCGTGCCACGGCGCGCGCGGCGTGACGCGGCTCGAGGTGGGTGCGCGACGACTGCCCGCCTTTCATCGCCGTGCTCGTTCGCGAGTCGCGACCGAGCACGGCTAGCGAATCACCGTCCACGCGAGCGATAAAGAAAACGTACCGAGCACGACCGACGCGCAGCGTTGCACCTGTGCCGGGCTGACCCATTTCAGACGGCCGCGTCCGAGCTCCGCGCCGAAAGCGATCCACGCGAGGCCGATCGGAACCAGCAGGGCCGAAAAAATCGACATCGCCTCGAGATACGCCGGCCAGCTCGCGAAAGCGGCGGCCGGGAAAATCGTGCCGGCGAAGAGGATGGCCTTCGGATTGAGCAGCGTCGCGACGAACAGCGTACGCATGCCGATGGACCCTTGCGGCGACGAAGCAAACGAGACGGCCGCGTGCCACATGCGGACGGCGAGATAGGCGATATACAGACTGCTTGCGAGGCGCACGAGCATCGGCAGCCACGCGAGCGGGCTCGCCAAGTGCGCCAGGACATGCCCCCAGAGCGAAATCGACACGAGGTAGCCTGCGAGTTCGGCGCCGGTCAGGCGGGCCGCGCGCCCGATGCCTTGGCTCAGGCCGGCAGCGGCAAGCAGCGTGTTGGTGGGGCCGGGCGTGATCAGGATGACCGCGCTACCCAGCGCGAGGAGTGCCGCATTGGTGGTTGGAAGCATGGACGGGCAGAGGGACGGACTGGAGCAAGCCGTTTTTACCACAGTTGTATTTCGTGGCAACGCGCGCGTCAAAATTGTCACCGGGCCATTTTTTTTGCGGCTCGCGACAATATTCCCGATTGTGAATCGTCATCACACGCATGGAACCGCCGCACACCCCGAACCGGATGATCGAACGAGACAGCGATATCGCTGAGACCGTGTTGCGCGAGCGCACGCGGCTCGGCAATTTCATCCGTCGGCGCGTGCGCGATCCTGGCGAGGCGGAAGACATCTTGCAGGATGTCTTTTATGAGTTCGTGCAGGCGTACCGGCTTCCGGAGCCGATCGAACAAGCCGGCGCGTGGCTGTTCCGCGCGGCGCGCAACCGCATCGTCGACCGCTTTCGAAAGAAGAAAGAGCAGCCCTTGCCCGAGCCGGCCCACGACGACGACGGCGAATACCGGCTCGATCTCGCACTGCCCGCTACCGATGCGGGCCCCGAAGCGGCCTACGCGAGATCGGTGCTTTTGGAAGCGCTGCAGGCGGCGCTCGACGAATTGCCTGCGAATCAGCGCGACGTCTTCGTCGCGCACGAACTCGAAGGGCGCAGCTTCAAAGATTTGGCGGCCGAAAGCGGCCTGAGCGTGAACACGCTGCTCGCGCGCAAGCGCTATGCGGTACTGCATCTGCGCGCACGCCTGCAGTCGGTCTATGACGATTTGGAAATCTGAAGGAGTCGATGGATGAAATTCAAAGCGAGACATTTTGGCAAAGTGCTGTTGGTCCTGGCTGGCATTGCCGTGCTGGGCGTCGTGGTGATGCTGTTGTGGAATTGGATCGTGCCGGCGGTATTCGCGGGCGGCCGGGCGATCGGCTATTGGCAGGCGCTGGGTCTGCTGGTCCTGAGCCGGATACTGTTCGGCGGATTTCGCGGACATGGCGGCTGGGGCGGACACCGGCACTGGCGACGCTGGGAACGGATGACGCCGGAAGAGCGCGAGCGCTTTTTGAAAGACGCGTCGTCCGTCAGCGGCAAGCGGCAGGAGGATCAGCCATGGGCCGGTTAACTAAGCCTGTGACGCCTGCATGCAAACAGGATGCAGGTGTGTTTGCCCCGGTGGTCAACCTGAATCGATGTGAAGGCAAAGGCGATTGCGCAGCGGTGTGTCCCGAGCAGGTCTTCGAGGTTCGCCGGATCGATGCTGCGGACTATGAGCAGTTCGGGCCGCTTCAGAAGCTGAAGCTGCGCGTGCATGGGATGAAGGTCGCTTATACGCCTAACGCCGATGCGTGCCGCGCGTGCGGGGTGTGTGTGACGGCGTGTCCTGAGCGGGCGATTACGTTGGCGCGGGTGTGAGGGCGCGGCGACAAGCGATTCTTGTCGCTTGACGGGTCTAGACTTCGCCGATATTGTTTCGACCCATGGCCGATTCAGAATTCATCCATCCCGGCGAGACCGTTCGGCAGAACTGTCTCGCTCGATTCCACTTGAGCGTCACCGAAGGCGCAAAGATTCTTGGCGTCAGCCGTCAGGCGTTGACGAACTTGCTGAGCGGCAAGGCGGGAATTTCGCCTGAAATGGCGCTACGGCTCGATAAAGCGTTCGGCGGCGGCGCCGAAATGTGGTTGCAGAGACAACTACTGCATGATCTCGCCAAGGCGCGCGTGCGGTTTCGCGAGCTCAATGTCGTGCCGATGGTGCCCGCTCAACAGGGGGCGTTGTTTTAAGGCGGCTTACTAAGGCCGCCTATTAAGTCCGCTTATTAAGTCCACTTAACCGGCCTATTCCCCAACCAATTCCCGATGCAAAGCCAGATACTCTTGAGCGAGCTTATGCTTCGGCTCCAGATGGATCATCGGCTTCGCATGCTGATGCGATTCGCGAATCTTCACTGATGACGACAAGCGCGAATCCAGCACCGGCAATCCCTCGCTCACCAGTTCGTCGACCAGTTGCTGCGGCAGGCTCGCGCGCGGTTGAAACTGATTGATGACGATCCCTTCGACTTCCAATGCTGCGTTATGGTCCTGCTGGATTTCTTTGACGTTATCCAGCAACGCGTACAAAGCACGGCGCGAAAAATCATCGCAGTCGAACGGAATCAGGCAGCGTTCCACCGCGATCAACGCAGAGCGCGTGTAGAAGTTCAAAGCAGGCGGCGTGTCGATATAGATCGCGTCGTAAATCTCGTCCAGCTCGTTTAACGCGTCGCGCAGCTTGTAGATCTTGTAGCGCGATTCGAGCTTGCCGTGCAGCGAGTCGAGATCGGGATGCGCCGGCATCACGTCGAGATTGTCGAACGGCGTCGGATGCACGAACGACGCGACATCGACCGGCTTAAAGCTGAACCCCAAGGCCGTTTCGAAGAACGTCGCGACATTCGGGTTCGCTTCGCTAGCGCGTGCGCCCAGCAGGTATTGGCTCGAATTGCCTTGCGCATCGAGGTCGATGACCAGCGTGCGCAGGCCCTCGACGGCGCTGATGGCCGCGAGGTTGCACACAATGGTTGATTTGCCGACACCGCCCTTCTGATTGAATACGACGCGCCGCATCTGTCCCTCTCGATATGAACGTGCTAAAGGCAGCAGCATACCTTAGCAATTGGGACGTTCGTGTGGCTAACACGGTCGCAGTGCGAAGGTCGCAAGTCATGCCGTCCGAGCGGTAATCAAAGTGGCTTCGCGCGTCGCGGCGCCAACCCGATTCGTATGAAGTGAACGCTTAGCTGAGGCTCCCGAACCCGGCTCGCCAACTGCTTGCGCGATGTCGCGTTGCGTCGCGCACGATTCACATGCGCGTTGCGCGCCCCATTAAATGCTTTGCGCTTCTCGTCCGGCTGGATTACATTGGCTTTCGCCGTCTTAGGGTCAGCGCCCTTGCGCGCACGCTTTGATTCCACAGGCCGGGGCATGACAGGGCGCATGACACCGCTTCAATATTTGAGTCGCAGTGCAAATATTGATGCCCGGCCGGGCAGTCGTTTGTTCGTTTCTTCCATCTGCAACACGCGTAGTTTTCAAGCGAAGCAAAAGGAGAATCATGAAAGCAACCGATATTTTGAAAGCGCTGGGCGTTGTCGTGTGTATTGCCGTGGCATCGAGCGCCTATGCCCAATCGAGCGACGCCATGGCGGCTTCGGGCACGATGGCCGCACCGTCGGCGAAGGCCGTCAAGCAGGCCAACCGTAAGCTGGGTCTTGCCGTGCGCAAAGCGTTGGCTCACGCACAAGGCTTCGACGTATCGAACGTCTTCGTGCGCGCGCGCGGCGGCGCGGTCACGCTGACCGGCACGGTGCCGGACAGCTCGCAGATCGGCCAAGCCGAAGAAGTGGCGAAGAGCGTGCCCGGTGTGACGTCGGTCTCGAACAAGCTCACGCTTGGCGTGCAAGGCGGCGGCGGTGGAGGCTGAGCCAAGCTGCACCTGAATGCAAGCAAAGGGGACGCTTAGCGTCCCCTTTGCATTTCCCGCCTGTCGTCGGTCACAGCGGTCGATCACGGCGATTTTGTCTGAAGAGATTCCATTCATTCCCCGCCCCCTCGACAAGAACAGTGGCCATGCCTGTGAGGCATGCCAGTCAGCCTACAAAGTCTTTTCCCTTTGGGCGAGCGATCACTAGATTAAGGCTCAAGGCGGCGATACGAAGCCGACGGCGAACCCGCCAAGGTCAGCTGCCCCATACCTTCTATCTATCTCTCTCTCGGAGAATCCGCGATCATGGCTCAACTTATCGGAAAGACAGCGCTCGTGACGGGCGCCTCACGCGGCATCGGACGCGCCACCGCACTCGCGCTCGCCAAATCCGGCGCTCAGGTGCTCGTTCACTTCAGCAGCGCGGAGCAAGCGGCCGACGCCGTCGTCGCCGAGATCCGCGCGGCCGGCGGCCATGCCGACAAAGTCGCCGCCGACCTGCGCGCAGCCGATGGCCCGCACAAGCTCGCCAAGCGCGTGAAGGAGATCGTCGGCGGGCGTCTCGACATCCTCGTCGCGAACGCCGGCATCTCGAAGGCCGCAAGCATCGAAGAGACGACCGTGCAGGATTTCGACGACCTGTTCGCCGTGAACGTGCGCGCGCCGTACTTTCTCGTGCAGCAACTGCTGCCCGTGATGTGCGAGGGCAGTAGTGTCGTGCTGCTGTCGTCGCTCGCGGCGCGCGCGTCGGTCGGCACGCTGTCGGCTTATGCCGCCACCAAGGGCGCAATCGACACGCTCGTGCGGCACTTCGCGTCCGCGCTCGGCGCGAAAGGCGTGCGCGTGAACGCGGTCGCGCCGGGCGTCGTCGAAACGGATATGTCGAGCTTCGCGAAGACCGACGCGGGCCGCGAGTACTCGCTAGGCATGCAGGCGCTCAAGCGTGTCGCGCAGCCTGACGACATCGCCGGAGCCGTCGTTTTTCTCGCTTCGGACGACGCACGCTGGATGACCGGCGACACGCTGAGCGTCGACGGCGGGTCCAAGCTCTGAGCAAAGAACGTCTGTTTGCAGGATCATGGAGCTACCTACCAGGAGTTCGACCATGTCAGACAACGACACCAAGTCGACCCGGACCGTCAGGATTCCGGGCCCGGATCATCCGATTTCGATCGAGCGCAATCCGTCGCGCGTGGTGGTCACGCTGGCGGGGAACGTGATAGCCGATACGCGCGATGCGCTGACGCTGTGCGAGGCGGCCTATCCACCTGTCTTCTATATCCCGAGAAAAGACGTGGACATGGCGCTCCTGAAGCGCAGCGCGCATGCAACCTACTGCCCGTACAAAGGCGAATGCGCGTACTACTCGATCCCGTCAGGCGGCGAGCGCTCGGTGAACGCGGTGTGGACGTACGAGCACCCGTACGAAGCGGTCGTGGCGATCAAGGATCATCTCGCGTTTTATCCGGACCGCGTCGACGCGATCGTGGAGCATGCGGATTAGAACCCCGCCGTGACGGCGCTCCAGAAGGTCGCGTCCTCGTCGCCCAAGGCCCACATCGATACACCCGCAAGGCCCAGCGTTTTCGCGAATTGGGCCTTCGCCTGCAAGCCTTGCGCGGTTTCGTACCAGACTTGATGCGCGCTGCTGTCCGACGCGGTGTAGTTGATATATGCGGAGCGGGTGGCGGCGTCCCATTGGGGCGTCGCCCCCGTCGAAGCGAGCAGCGCGGGCATCTCCTTGTAGGCGACCGAGGTGCCGCCGCCCGCAGTCAGGTTCCAGTCGTATCCATACGCGGGCAGCCCCAGCAGAATCTTGCTCGCTGGGATCTGACTTGCGGCGTACTGCAACGACTCGAGCATCCAGTCGCTGCCGGCGACGGGGCCCGGGCTCCGGCTGGGCACGTTTTCGTCGTAGGTCATGACCTGAATGATGTCTGCGCTCTGGCCGATTGCCGCGTAGTTGAAAGGCCAGGTCCACGTGTTGGTGGGATCGTCGCTCGTTTTGGCGGGCACGCTCAGCACGAGACTCGAGTGGATCGCGTGCAGTTGTGTGGCCAAGTCGGTCACGAAGCTCGTATAGGCATCGCGGTCCGCCGGGTAGATGCCTTCGAAGTCGATGTTGATGCCGGTGAGGTTCGCCGTTTTCGCGAGCGCAACGATGTTCTGGATCGTGGCGGCGCGGTGGGTGACCATGGCGCCATGCCCGATGTCGGGATCGAAGTCCGTCGCGCCGAAATTGGAAATGCTCGCGTACGACGCCTTGCCTGCCGCCGCGTCGCTCGAGAGCAGACTCGAGGGCAGCGTTCCGCTCAAGCTGCCATCGGTCGCTACAAGGATGACGTCCAAGGACACCGCGGTCACGGGCGTCGACGCACTCATCGCTGACGTCATGGACTCGGTCGTGCCGTCGTAGTAGCCGAGTACCACGTTCGCCGCCGAGGCGATGGGTTGGGTCGAAGCGGCCGGAGCCGAAGCGGCGGCGGGGGCCGACGTGCCGGTCTGTGCCGCGCTGCCGCCACCACCGCCGCAACCGAACAGCACAAGCGCGGCGCCG is drawn from Trinickia violacea and contains these coding sequences:
- a CDS encoding LysE family translocator, whose amino-acid sequence is MLPTTNAALLALGSAVILITPGPTNTLLAAAGLSQGIGRAARLTGAELAGYLVSISLWGHVLAHLASPLAWLPMLVRLASSLYIAYLAVRMWHAAVSFASSPQGSIGMRTLFVATLLNPKAILFAGTIFPAAAFASWPAYLEAMSIFSALLVPIGLAWIAFGAELGRGRLKWVSPAQVQRCASVVLGTFSLSLAWTVIR
- a CDS encoding HigA family addiction module antitoxin, translated to MADSEFIHPGETVRQNCLARFHLSVTEGAKILGVSRQALTNLLSGKAGISPEMALRLDKAFGGGAEMWLQRQLLHDLAKARVRFRELNVVPMVPAQQGALF
- a CDS encoding BON domain-containing protein — encoded protein: MKATDILKALGVVVCIAVASSAYAQSSDAMAASGTMAAPSAKAVKQANRKLGLAVRKALAHAQGFDVSNVFVRARGGAVTLTGTVPDSSQIGQAEEVAKSVPGVTSVSNKLTLGVQGGGGGG
- a CDS encoding DUF427 domain-containing protein, producing MSDNDTKSTRTVRIPGPDHPISIERNPSRVVVTLAGNVIADTRDALTLCEAAYPPVFYIPRKDVDMALLKRSAHATYCPYKGECAYYSIPSGGERSVNAVWTYEHPYEAVVAIKDHLAFYPDRVDAIVEHAD
- a CDS encoding RNA polymerase sigma factor — translated: MEPPHTPNRMIERDSDIAETVLRERTRLGNFIRRRVRDPGEAEDILQDVFYEFVQAYRLPEPIEQAGAWLFRAARNRIVDRFRKKKEQPLPEPAHDDDGEYRLDLALPATDAGPEAAYARSVLLEALQAALDELPANQRDVFVAHELEGRSFKDLAAESGLSVNTLLARKRYAVLHLRARLQSVYDDLEI
- a CDS encoding ParA family protein, encoding MRRVVFNQKGGVGKSTIVCNLAAISAVEGLRTLVIDLDAQGNSSQYLLGARASEANPNVATFFETALGFSFKPVDVASFVHPTPFDNLDVMPAHPDLDSLHGKLESRYKIYKLRDALNELDEIYDAIYIDTPPALNFYTRSALIAVERCLIPFDCDDFSRRALYALLDNVKEIQQDHNAALEVEGIVINQFQPRASLPQQLVDELVSEGLPVLDSRLSSSVKIRESHQHAKPMIHLEPKHKLAQEYLALHRELVGE
- a CDS encoding peroxiredoxin-like family protein, with protein sequence MSLQNKLDAFKADFKAGKAPFFAPPEIHPVMERATAELIASGQAERALRAGDQAPVFTLNDPNGTPVSSEALLAKGPLVISFYRGVWCPYCNLELQALQEALPSFEALGASLVAISPQNAVNSRKSVRTNQLGFPILSDTHNDVAAAFGLRFALPDYLVELYKQLKNDLPAFNGDPNWTLPMPARYVIGQDGTILYSEVNPDYTHRPEPADMLPALRRATARAA
- a CDS encoding 4Fe-4S dicluster domain-containing protein, whose amino-acid sequence is MGRLTKPVTPACKQDAGVFAPVVNLNRCEGKGDCAAVCPEQVFEVRRIDAADYEQFGPLQKLKLRVHGMKVAYTPNADACRACGVCVTACPERAITLARV
- a CDS encoding SDR family NAD(P)-dependent oxidoreductase, with product MAQLIGKTALVTGASRGIGRATALALAKSGAQVLVHFSSAEQAADAVVAEIRAAGGHADKVAADLRAADGPHKLAKRVKEIVGGRLDILVANAGISKAASIEETTVQDFDDLFAVNVRAPYFLVQQLLPVMCEGSSVVLLSSLAARASVGTLSAYAATKGAIDTLVRHFASALGAKGVRVNAVAPGVVETDMSSFAKTDAGREYSLGMQALKRVAQPDDIAGAVVFLASDDARWMTGDTLSVDGGSKL
- a CDS encoding glycosyl hydrolase family 18 protein, which produces MNVVRLIGALGAALVLFGCGGGGGSAAQTGTSAPAAASAPAASTQPIASAANVVLGYYDGTTESMTSAMSASTPVTAVSLDVILVATDGSLSGTLPSSLLSSDAAAGKASYASISNFGATDFDPDIGHGAMVTHRAATIQNIVALAKTANLTGINIDFEGIYPADRDAYTSFVTDLATQLHAIHSSLVLSVPAKTSDDPTNTWTWPFNYAAIGQSADIIQVMTYDENVPSRSPGPVAGSDWMLESLQYAASQIPASKILLGLPAYGYDWNLTAGGGTSVAYKEMPALLASTGATPQWDAATRSAYINYTASDSSAHQVWYETAQGLQAKAQFAKTLGLAGVSMWALGDEDATFWSAVTAGF